In Shewanella glacialimarina, the genomic stretch TAATGCTAACATACCGCCGATAACGCCACCGACAATACATATCAAATAGTTTTCGACCATAAAGTATTGAATAATATCGCGCTTGCGCGCTCCTAGTGCTCTACGTGTGCCTATTTGTTTGGTGCGGCGTTGAATGTTAAACATCACCATCCCGGTTAATCCCAGTGCTGTAATTAATAGCAATAACACCACCATAATACTCAATACCGTCGCCATTAAACGATGGTTACTATAGGTTCTGTCACGCAGTTCAGCCACTGTTTGAAAATTATCCAACACCCGATTTGGATTTTCTGCATGAAACGCTTTGCGAATGGCCTCTTCTAAGCCTTTGGTGTGCTCGGGTAAGGCTCGCACCATATAGGATTTATTACTGCCATAACCACCAAAGTCGATATTTTGAATAACACTGTATTCAAAGTTTTCATGGTCAACCCAAGCTCCTTGCAGTTTTTCTACCACGCCAATAATCGTTACAGCTTGATCACCTTGATACACGGTTTTACCTAATGGCGATTCATCCCCCCAAAACGCTTTAGCTAGGGGCTGCGACACCATTGCCAACATACCGCTATCACTGAAATTGGTATTAATTTCATCTGCGGTAAAATTACGCCCTGCAATTAACTTTGCTCCCATCACGTTGAGTAAGTGCTCGTTACCCAAATAAAAGGCAAAACCTGGGGTGCTTTTAGCAATGTCTTCGTTTGGGCTGTCGGTATAGCGATCCATCCAACCACTATCACTTAACGGCAGCATATTACTTGAACTGGCATCAATCACATTGGGCAGCGAGCGCAAAATTTGTTGATCCACTTGGTTTTGCTTAGCATTGTCGATAGCTGGGTCGAAGTTATATACACTAAAAGTAAGAATTTGATCTTCAGCATAACCCGAATCTCGCTGCATTAACGACAAACGCTCGTTAATAATAAAGCTGGCGTTAGCCACAATAGCGACAGACAAAATAATCTGTAGTAACAGTAAAACAGGTGCACTTTTACTGCGCATTAAACTGGATAAAATCGGTTTTATATGTAACATGGCGATGTCCTTTTTAACTTTTACTGGAGTTATTGGGCTTTTAAATACACGCTAGGTTTAGTGCGACACACCACCCACGCAGGGTATACACCCGCTAATACCGCGGTAGAAATCGCAATAAGCGGGGTGATAAACCACATACTGGCATCAAGCCCTGTCAAACTTTGATCTACTTCGAAATAAGCATGCAACGCAGTTAATGACCCCCATGCCCATAACAGACCAATCACCCCACCAATAAAGCCAATCATGCCGACTTCAACCATGTATTGACTGAAAATCTGTCTGCGGCTGGCACCAATAGCCCGTCTAACACCCACTTCTGGGGCTCGCTTTAAAAACTTGGTAAGCAACAGCCCGAGAATATTCACCAAGCACACACTTAAAAACATCAAGCTTAATCCGACTAAAATTTTGGTGTCTTTATGTACTACATTATTGTCTTCGAGCCATTTAGCCACGTCGCTAATTTGCACCAATTCTGGGATTGTTTTAGCGGTATCGGTAAATCGACCTATAGCGCGCTGCTGCTCAACATAACGAGTTAGCCATTCTTGATAACTTTGCTTTTGTTCCACAGTGTTAAGTTCGGTCCAAAATTGAATCCATATTTTTTCTGACACTAATCTATCGTTATACGTCAGCATGGGTTCAGTTCTCCAACCATTGGTATTACCCCACACTTCAAACTCTTCTTGCGGCGTTAATGAAAATGGAATGAAGATTTCTTCAGCCTCATTAAACGCGCCGTTTAGTGGGTCATAATATTTGGGCTGTGGATTCCAGTCTTCAATTACCCCAACAATTTGATAAGGTTTGCGGTTTAAAAATACGGTTTTACCGACACTGTTTTTACCTTCAAAAAAGCGTAAGTTCAGTTTTTGACTAATTACAACTTGGTAAGCTGGGCGTAAATCAACGCTGGCATCCCAGTAGCTGCCATATAGAAATGGCACTGAAAAAATCTTAAAAAAGTCCCTATCGGTCACCCGCACACTATTTAATACCGGCTCGATTTTGGGGTTGTCCGACTGCAGTGCTAAGCCGGTACGAAACGTCGCTGCTTTCAATTCAAGCTCTACATTATTGCGTAAGATCATTGCATCCATATAGGTAATGTTAGAGCTAAACTCATCCCAGGTATCTAAGCCTTGGCTCCACAGCTGAACCGAGTTAATCATCTCGCTGCGTTCGCCTGCCGGGTTATAAGACATGGTTTTATAAACGTTTAAAGTAGTAATGGTAATACCAATACCAATTGAAATCGCTAATACCATTAACATCGATAACATCGGTGTTTTTCGAATACTTCGCCACGCTAAATCACAATAGTAAAAAAACATAATGCTCTCCTTATGCGATTAACGCGTGCCCGTAGCAGCTTGTTGGTACATCGAAAAGTCACACACTTGACCATCAACAATTTGAATATTGCGCTGGGCACGGCGGGCAAGTTCTGGGTCATGGGTGACCATAATAATGGTGGTGCCTTGTTGATTGATATTTTCAAGTAGCTCCATCACTTGGCGTGCCATTAAGCTGTCTAGGTTACCGGTTGGTTCATCGGCGAGTAAAAAACGCGGCTCGCCCGCTAAGGCACGTGCTATCGCGACCCTTTGCTGCTGTCCGC encodes the following:
- a CDS encoding FtsX-like permease family protein, whose product is MLHIKPILSSLMRSKSAPVLLLLQIILSVAIVANASFIINERLSLMQRDSGYAEDQILTFSVYNFDPAIDNAKQNQVDQQILRSLPNVIDASSSNMLPLSDSGWMDRYTDSPNEDIAKSTPGFAFYLGNEHLLNVMGAKLIAGRNFTADEINTNFSDSGMLAMVSQPLAKAFWGDESPLGKTVYQGDQAVTIIGVVEKLQGAWVDHENFEYSVIQNIDFGGYGSNKSYMVRALPEHTKGLEEAIRKAFHAENPNRVLDNFQTVAELRDRTYSNHRLMATVLSIMVVLLLLITALGLTGMVMFNIQRRTKQIGTRRALGARKRDIIQYFMVENYLICIVGGVIGGMLALVLGQQLMSLYSLPMVPVIYPIMSVIGLLVVTTFAVIVPAAKAANISPAMATRSV
- a CDS encoding ABC transporter permease, with the translated sequence MFFYYCDLAWRSIRKTPMLSMLMVLAISIGIGITITTLNVYKTMSYNPAGERSEMINSVQLWSQGLDTWDEFSSNITYMDAMILRNNVELELKAATFRTGLALQSDNPKIEPVLNSVRVTDRDFFKIFSVPFLYGSYWDASVDLRPAYQVVISQKLNLRFFEGKNSVGKTVFLNRKPYQIVGVIEDWNPQPKYYDPLNGAFNEAEEIFIPFSLTPQEEFEVWGNTNGWRTEPMLTYNDRLVSEKIWIQFWTELNTVEQKQSYQEWLTRYVEQQRAIGRFTDTAKTIPELVQISDVAKWLEDNNVVHKDTKILVGLSLMFLSVCLVNILGLLLTKFLKRAPEVGVRRAIGASRRQIFSQYMVEVGMIGFIGGVIGLLWAWGSLTALHAYFEVDQSLTGLDASMWFITPLIAISTAVLAGVYPAWVVCRTKPSVYLKAQ